TGCAAATGAAGCAAACCTTAATTCATCACAACAAGAACCATCTTCACTGTTCTGTCCCTTCCCTTCGCCTTTACCAGATGAAACCCTAGTAGAAGGCAGTGGTGCAAAGGCCATAAACAACATCAACACTGGCACTGAGCATATGGGAATGAAGGACTgtcccaaaaatacaagtaatgCCCcgccaaaccctaaccctacaAGGAAAACCGGCAGGAAGGATCGGCATAGCAAGATTTGCACGGCTCATGGCCTGAGAGACCGAAGAATGAGATTGTCGGTTCAGACTGCACGCAAGTTCTTCGATCTCCAGGACATGCTGGGATTCGATAAGGCAAGCGAAACCATAGAGTGGCTCTTTTCCAAATCCAAGCCCGCCATTAGAGAAGCTGCCAGGAACCACTCTCCGGTCAAGGGTGGCTGTAGCAGCGGAAGGAAAAGCGCGCTGTTCTCTTCCAAATGCGATGATGGATCAGATATGGAAGAGACTGGCCACGAGGAAGATGGGGAAACGGGAAAAAGTGATATCTCAACGTTTGTTGCTGACAGAAAGAGTATCAGAAAATCACAAAGGGGTGCTTCTGGTGAAAATAATGGGTCTTCGGAGATTGCAAGAGCAGGAgcaagggagagaagaagagaaaaattgaTCACCATGAGCGTTGAAGAACCAAATCAACATCTCTTATCAAACCCCAGTAACTTGGAACAGTTTCATTGGGACCCCTTGGAAAGCCCTAGTGACTTTGAACAGTTAGGCCGGCCCTGGAGCCCCTATGAAACAGCTGATGAATGGATGATGGGAAGCactgaaaattcaaaacaatatcTTGATGGAAACCCTAGTGACTTGGACCAGTTAGGGCCATGGAGTCCCTTTGAAACAGCCGATGAATCATGTTCGAACAGCCACGAAAGGAATTCGGCGGTCGGACTTGTGGCACGTGTAGAAGAACCAAGCCCTCACTCAGTGGAACATCAGTTGGCTACAATGGGCATGTTTGAAACTTTTCTGGGCAC
The sequence above is a segment of the Diospyros lotus cultivar Yz01 chromosome 7, ASM1463336v1, whole genome shotgun sequence genome. Coding sequences within it:
- the LOC127805807 gene encoding transcription factor TCP18-like, with translation MFSSGNTNDPFSYTNEAFFGNSFANEANLNSSQQEPSSLFCPFPSPLPDETLVEGSGAKAINNINTGTEHMGMKDCPKNTSNAPPNPNPTRKTGRKDRHSKICTAHGLRDRRMRLSVQTARKFFDLQDMLGFDKASETIEWLFSKSKPAIREAARNHSPVKGGCSSGRKSALFSSKCDDGSDMEETGHEEDGETGKSDISTFVADRKSIRKSQRGASGENNGSSEIARAGARERRREKLITMSVEEPNQHLLSNPSNLEQFHWDPLESPSDFEQLGRPWSPYETADEWMMGSTENSKQYLDGNPSDLDQLGPWSPFETADESCSNSHERNSAVGLVARVEEPSPHSVEHQLATMGMFETFLGTASSSTLPSVFDLQNNLAASDGEESNNTFLGTLEYWDMHCERINPDYCPTNMDPIFTGNIIQEQNPNPTSSFDFESHFMGSIFSCRPFDANDSHSLG